The following are from one region of the Segatella oris genome:
- a CDS encoding histidinol phosphate phosphatase, whose product MANRPIAYTLKERKGTVGNLKGKIVVQAHPTGRKRVDHRSFCDEVAHATTFTGAEVEAVLRLAAEIAKKHVENGDIVDFGDIGTLTPSFQSKLVEKGKTEFNPKVHITKPVVHLTPSKKYFTLTGVSYERVSAPDKKSGEEHPNPGPQPEPHP is encoded by the coding sequence ATGGCGAACAGACCCATTGCTTATACGCTAAAGGAGCGTAAAGGAACAGTTGGAAATTTGAAAGGGAAAATCGTTGTGCAGGCTCATCCTACAGGACGAAAGAGAGTTGATCATCGTAGTTTCTGTGATGAAGTGGCACACGCTACAACGTTCACAGGTGCAGAAGTCGAGGCTGTTCTCAGACTTGCAGCTGAGATAGCAAAGAAGCACGTTGAGAACGGAGACATTGTAGACTTCGGAGACATCGGGACACTTACACCTTCTTTCCAGAGTAAATTGGTTGAGAAGGGAAAAACGGAGTTCAACCCAAAGGTTCATATTACGAAACCTGTGGTACATCTCACCCCTTCAAAGAAGTATTTTACACTTACTGGCGTGAGCTACGAACGTGTTTCAGCACCTGACAAGAAGTCTGGTGAGGAACATCCCAATCCAGGACCTCAGCCAGAACCGCATCCATAA
- a CDS encoding PcfJ domain-containing protein, whose protein sequence is MKPRNKFEKAVLEQSKHLRPITKQQSKWAFRECIDHFSYRLPKDRTTCMDCGHSWVMNKHRETCTCPHCRAKLQVKETYERKLQQKQYFTILTTCGEFQVLRMFLLIVGMEKGYKAQTSIIEIGQCWWNMQGRKAVVAIQRVLGHYVDTFSYYSPMAIRNDNEAYQHIAYSPIYPKFKVTDILRRNGFKDNFYGIVPTQLIPALLTDSRVETLLKAGSTDHLRYFLGNRRTFEELWQSYKIAVRNGYEIADISLWSDYVDTLRRLGKDIHNPKYLCPTDLKGEHDRRHEELLKLREREEIEQKQQKAIEDEKRFKELKSKFFGICFTDGIIQVHVLESVQEHLEEGVSMHHCVFSNAYYLKEDSLILSATIEGKRIETIEVSLRTLEVVQSRGVCNKNTEYHEQIVNLVNANRGLISRRMKATA, encoded by the coding sequence ATGAAACCAAGAAACAAATTTGAAAAGGCGGTTTTGGAACAAAGCAAGCATCTTCGCCCGATAACCAAGCAACAAAGCAAGTGGGCATTCCGTGAGTGCATAGACCACTTCTCCTACCGCTTGCCAAAAGATCGTACCACTTGTATGGATTGTGGGCATAGTTGGGTAATGAACAAACATAGAGAAACTTGCACTTGCCCTCATTGTAGGGCAAAGTTGCAGGTCAAAGAAACCTATGAGCGCAAGTTGCAGCAGAAGCAATATTTCACCATACTTACCACTTGTGGAGAGTTTCAAGTATTGCGTATGTTCCTACTTATTGTGGGTATGGAGAAAGGTTACAAAGCACAGACTTCTATAATTGAGATTGGGCAATGTTGGTGGAATATGCAGGGACGAAAAGCCGTGGTTGCCATACAGAGGGTATTGGGACACTATGTTGATACCTTTTCCTATTATAGTCCTATGGCAATCCGTAACGATAATGAAGCCTATCAGCATATTGCCTACTCACCGATATATCCGAAGTTCAAGGTTACAGACATACTTCGTAGAAATGGTTTTAAGGATAATTTCTATGGTATCGTGCCTACCCAACTTATTCCTGCATTGCTTACAGACAGCCGTGTGGAAACATTACTAAAGGCAGGTAGCACAGACCATTTACGTTACTTTCTTGGCAACAGGAGGACTTTTGAGGAACTATGGCAGTCCTACAAAATTGCAGTTCGTAACGGCTATGAGATAGCAGACATTTCTCTTTGGAGTGATTATGTAGATACACTTAGAAGATTAGGAAAGGATATTCATAATCCAAAGTATTTATGCCCCACAGACCTTAAAGGCGAACACGACCGCAGGCACGAGGAACTTCTCAAACTGCGTGAAAGGGAGGAGATAGAACAGAAGCAGCAGAAGGCAATCGAAGATGAGAAACGCTTCAAGGAACTCAAATCCAAGTTTTTCGGTATCTGTTTTACGGACGGCATAATCCAAGTCCACGTGTTGGAGAGCGTGCAGGAACATTTGGAAGAAGGTGTATCAATGCACCATTGCGTATTTTCTAATGCATACTACCTTAAGGAAGACTCCCTTATCCTTTCGGCTACCATTGAAGGCAAGCGAATAGAAACCATTGAAGTATCATTACGAACTTTGGAAGTGGTGCAAAGTCGTGGGGTATGCAACAAGAATACGGAATATCACGAGCAAATTGTAAACCTTGTCAATGCCAATCGAGGTCTTATAAGCCGAAGAATGAAAGCAACAGCATAA
- a CDS encoding PcfK-like family protein — protein sequence MKGTEHFTRTIAEYLNQRAMADPLFAPNLMKPNKNIEECITYILNEVQKSGCNGFDDDEIFSMAVHYYDEDDIEVGKAVSCQVTVNHIVELTEEEKAEARQEAIKQYQREELAKIQSRNARVKKTESVVTQVQPSLFDF from the coding sequence ATGAAAGGAACAGAACATTTCACACGGACAATAGCCGAGTATCTCAATCAGCGTGCTATGGCAGACCCCTTGTTTGCCCCTAACTTGATGAAGCCGAACAAGAATATCGAGGAGTGCATCACCTACATTCTTAATGAAGTGCAGAAAAGCGGTTGTAACGGCTTTGATGATGATGAAATCTTCTCTATGGCTGTTCACTACTACGATGAGGACGATATAGAGGTGGGTAAGGCTGTTTCTTGCCAAGTTACCGTCAATCACATTGTGGAACTCACAGAGGAAGAAAAAGCCGAAGCAAGGCAGGAAGCCATTAAGCAATATCAGCGTGAGGAACTTGCAAAGATACAGAGCCGTAACGCACGAGTGAAGAAGACTGAGAGTGTAGTAACCCAAGTACAACCATCCTTATTTGATTTTTAA
- a CDS encoding DUF1896 domain-containing protein, which produces MTTTKKELSYFRLKLEAYLGEHFPERVNENTFITARADEALTTYCDAIAQGFSHPEAETMASEVLYQNLHFSKYDTLVSVLENEFEKELPSPLPERLTPMLLKNKAVQSVFNKYELTDDFGATPEYEKLYTELTGTIVLIIEVNGLPTIGGENMT; this is translated from the coding sequence ATGACAACAACAAAGAAAGAGCTTTCTTACTTCCGTTTGAAGTTGGAAGCGTATCTCGGAGAGCATTTTCCAGAGAGAGTGAATGAAAATACGTTTATAACTGCTCGCGCAGACGAAGCATTGACAACTTACTGCGATGCTATAGCACAAGGTTTTTCTCACCCAGAGGCAGAAACAATGGCAAGCGAAGTATTATACCAAAATTTGCATTTTTCCAAGTATGACACGCTTGTGTCTGTCTTAGAGAATGAGTTCGAGAAAGAACTCCCTTCTCCTCTTCCAGAAAGATTAACACCAATGCTTCTGAAGAATAAGGCTGTGCAAAGCGTTTTCAATAAGTACGAACTGACAGACGACTTTGGCGCAACTCCAGAGTATGAGAAACTCTACACTGAACTGACAGGGACAATCGTTCTGATCATTGAGGTCAATGGTCTGCCAACGATAGGCGGTGAGAACATGACTTGA
- a CDS encoding site-specific integrase encodes MRTNFKVSFYLRSNYENKEGKSPVMLRVFLNGEMANFGSTKIFVDKSLWNNTTSRLKGRTAEALSANAALDSISTMLNNIYHKFEDDESLSLDKIRSFFVGKDREYTTFLPIFDKFNEDVRQRVGHTISKDSLQKYSVLRRHFAEFLIYKYGKKDIGLAEFTPSVVQDFELYLSTAAGCAYNTSVKKLKALKTVTIYAQKRGYLLHDPFLNHRFHLEPVNRGFLTDEEIMKIANKELYIHRLELVRDVFIFSCFTGLAYIDVSNLTPDNIVTLADKQWIMTKRQKTNVETNVLLLDIPKSIIAKYSHKTYRDGKLFPILTNQKTNAYLKEIADLCGVKKNLTFHLARHTFATMSLSKGVPMESVSKMLGHTNIKTTQIYARITNKKIEHDMEQLAGKLDKFNVAMGINSK; translated from the coding sequence ATGAGAACAAATTTCAAGGTGTCCTTCTACCTACGTTCAAACTATGAGAACAAAGAAGGAAAGTCGCCTGTAATGCTCCGTGTATTCCTTAACGGAGAGATGGCTAATTTCGGATCTACGAAAATATTCGTGGACAAGTCGCTGTGGAATAACACTACCAGCAGGCTCAAAGGTCGGACGGCAGAAGCCTTATCCGCTAATGCCGCATTGGACTCCATTTCCACAATGCTGAATAACATTTACCACAAATTCGAGGATGATGAATCCTTGTCATTGGATAAAATCCGCTCATTCTTTGTCGGGAAAGACAGGGAGTACACGACCTTTCTCCCTATATTCGACAAGTTCAACGAAGATGTAAGACAGCGTGTCGGACATACCATCAGCAAGGACAGCCTGCAGAAATACAGCGTTTTAAGAAGGCATTTCGCAGAATTCCTTATCTATAAGTATGGGAAGAAAGATATTGGACTGGCAGAGTTCACGCCATCCGTAGTACAGGATTTTGAGTTATATCTGAGTACGGCGGCTGGGTGTGCCTATAACACATCAGTCAAGAAATTGAAGGCACTGAAAACCGTGACCATCTATGCGCAAAAGCGTGGCTATCTTCTTCACGACCCATTCCTCAATCATCGTTTCCACTTGGAGCCGGTAAACCGTGGCTTCCTTACGGACGAGGAAATCATGAAGATTGCCAACAAAGAACTGTATATCCACCGCTTAGAACTAGTAAGGGACGTTTTCATCTTTTCATGTTTCACAGGTCTGGCATATATTGATGTTTCCAATCTCACACCAGACAATATCGTAACACTTGCTGATAAGCAGTGGATTATGACCAAGAGGCAGAAAACAAATGTGGAGACAAATGTTTTATTGCTTGACATTCCCAAGAGTATCATTGCCAAGTACAGTCATAAGACCTATCGGGACGGCAAACTATTTCCCATCCTAACGAATCAGAAAACCAACGCATATTTAAAAGAAATTGCCGACCTTTGCGGTGTCAAGAAGAATCTGACCTTCCATCTTGCCCGGCATACATTTGCGACCATGTCGCTCAGCAAGGGCGTTCCTATGGAAAGTGTGTCGAAGATGCTGGGACACACCAACATTAAAACGACACAAATTTATGCCCGTATAACCAATAAGAAGATAGAACACGATATGGAACAGTTGGCTGGCAAGTTAGACAAGTTCAATGTTGCTATGGGCATCAACTCAAAATAA